The Glaciimonas sp. PCH181 nucleotide sequence GCCGGACGGGTTGCGCCGCTCACGCCGTCGACCGGCATGTGCAATTCCCGACCCGTGCGACGCCACCATTGGCGCATATCCTTGAGCCATTTCTCACCTTCCTTATCTTTCTTCTTAACGTCATACCAGACCGACAGATTTGCAGCGACGCTCTGATCAGGACGCTCGATCCAGGCGGCAATATAAGGTCGATGAGACTCTGCTATGTTCAGCGTTGGAATCTCTATTTTGAGGTTCATGTCCGCCGCGCCAGCCGGAGCAGCAGACATGAACAGCGTCGCCATCGCAAGCGCCAAGATGGTTGGCTTGATCGCATAGATAGATTTTTTTCTGGTTGATACTCGTTTTTGTGGCATGTAACGGACCTCGTCAGCGGATGAAAAAAGAACACAAATGGAATAGGTAAACTATCGATGGTTGTATCGAATTGACTCAATGAATAAAGAGGCACGCCAGCAGCAGCGGCACCACCACGCCAAATACAACGATGGGCCACGTGGCGGGACGATTTTTCGCATGCATGTGCAGGAGAAAGAAACCGGTAATGCAAAACACCAGGCAAGCCACCGCAAAAACATCGATAAACCAGCTCCACGCGGTGCCGGTCTTGCGCCCTTTGTGAAGATCGTTAAAGTATGAAATCCAGCCGCGCTCGGTCTTTTCGTACTCAACCTTGCCATTGCTCAAATCGATCCGCAGCCATGCATCGCCGCCCGGACGGGGCAGCGACATATACACTTCCTGAGCAGACCATTCCGGTGTTTGTTCACCAACGGCAATCGACATTTCTCCTGACAACCAATCCCGCAACCCTTCCGGCAACGGCTGTTTGGAAGCCGCGCCCGAGCCCTCACCGGACTCCCCCAGATGCTTTAACGGCACCAGCAAAGCGCTCGGCAATTGTGCGTTGAGATGACTAATCTTGGGTTTCGCTTCAATTTGCGCCGAGTGATTTAGGGTCAAACCAGTCACGGCAAACGCCAGCATGGCAACCAGACACAGACTTGAGCTGATCCAGTGCCACTGATGCAAATGTTTAAGCCAGAACGAACGATGTTTCTGATCCGGCATTTTGTTGATGACATTACTCGCCCTCATGCTTATCGCCATCCATGCATAAATTGAAATTTTATTGATTGATAATCATTCGCAACTTTAACATGCGAGTTGTTATTTCGCCCACGCATTTTTGTATCGTTATGTTGCGGGCAGGTTAGGCCGTTTGCATGGGATGCCGAGTTGGCTGCTGATTGAATTGCTCTTATTGCCAGATAATGGCGTGATGGACTAACTGGCAACACCAAGAAAACATGGTTAGCGCGATGTTAAGTGGAGACAAGGACGCGTCAGAGACAGGCGGTGTGGATTGATCGAGAAAGTTGCCGCCAATCCCGAATGGATAAAGCAGCAGGACTGAATGCGCAATCTGCGCAATCAGTCCAATCTACACAATCGAATATCAATCAATAAAACGACCATTTCAGAGATCAATTTATTGATCAAAATGCGCATGTGTGGAAATTACTCGTGATCGACTTGCAGCGCTTCGAGGAAACGCGATACAAGGTTGTATGCGCCAATCGTGGCGGTCAATTCCACTAGTTCACGATCATTGAAGTGAAGTCGGACTGCGGCGAATACAGTTTCAGGGACTTTCACGTTGCGGGTCATGGACTCGCAGTAATCGAGCGCCGCGCGTTCGGATACATCAAAGGTCGCAAATTGCCCTTCCCGCAAGTCATTGATCTGCAGTTGGCTGATGCCTTCCTTTAGGGAAAACGGGATGTGTGCGCGAAACTCATATTCGGCGCCATTGATCACGGCCACGCGCATGATCACCAGTTCACGGATACGACCGGAAAGAAGACATTGCTGCCGAATCGCCGTTAAAAATCCGAGCCAGCCAGCGGCGACAGGCGGACTGTGCAACAGCATCTCGTAGAGTTTCAGAACACGTCCTCGTTCTGCTACGATGCGCTCAACTACCGGCGCGATCGTCGGATCATCCAGATCTGGGTAGGGTATTCTTGCCATGACGGTATTCTCCTTTTGGTGTACGTTACGAGCCGGTGGAAGCTGTCAGGCCACCATCGACCACAATCTGCTGCCCTGTAATATAGCGGCTCTCGTCGCTTGCTAAAAATAGTGCTGCATGCGCCACATCCCACGCATCGCCCATGCGGCCCATCGGGACCTGATGATGACGATGCGCAACAAAACCGTCGAAATCGCCGTTCGCATATTTGTCGGCCAGACGATGGACCAACGGCGTGAAAATCAGGCCCGGCACCACGCAATTCAAGCGCACGTTGTGTCTGGCGTAAAGTACCGCCGTGGTCTGGGTAAGCTGCATCAATGCAGCCTTTGCTGCAGCATAGGCCACTTGCGGCTTGCCGACATAGCGCAACCCGGCAACCGATGAAATATTCACTACCGATCCGCCGCCTTGACGTTCCATTATTGGCAGCACCGACTTGCACGTAAGAAATGCAGATTTCACGTTCACATCCATCTGCTCATCCCAGATGTCCTCCGCCATTTCAACTGGACCGCCCGGTTCGGAGCGGCCAACATTATTGATGAGGATATCGATCCTGCCAAAGCGGGCAAGACAAGCCTCGACCATACTGGCGACCTGCGCTGATTGCGTGACATCTATAACCTGCACTTCGGCGCTACCACCCTGTTCCAAAATCAGAGCGCGGGTGGCTTCTGCCGCTTCAAGCGTCAGGTCGACGCCAAAGACGCTGGCACCTTGCCTGGCAAGCAGTACTGAAATTGCTTTACCATTTCCCCAACCGGGTCCGATGGCACCACAGCCAGTTACCAGTGCGATTTTTCCATCTAATCGAAGCACTTATCCTCCCCCTTTTTTTGCCGAAAGCCAGAGCAACACTCAACCCTGATTTGTATGCGTAGACGTGGCGACAGCCTCGCCATCGTCCTCGTCACGCAATATCTGCATCGCCTTCTTCAGCGCGATTTGATAGCGTGTCTGCTCGCGTGCGATTGTCGCCTC carries:
- a CDS encoding SDR family NAD(P)-dependent oxidoreductase → MLRLDGKIALVTGCGAIGPGWGNGKAISVLLARQGASVFGVDLTLEAAEATRALILEQGGSAEVQVIDVTQSAQVASMVEACLARFGRIDILINNVGRSEPGGPVEMAEDIWDEQMDVNVKSAFLTCKSVLPIMERQGGGSVVNISSVAGLRYVGKPQVAYAAAKAALMQLTQTTAVLYARHNVRLNCVVPGLIFTPLVHRLADKYANGDFDGFVAHRHHQVPMGRMGDAWDVAHAALFLASDESRYITGQQIVVDGGLTASTGS
- a CDS encoding PepSY-associated TM helix domain-containing protein; this encodes MAISMRASNVINKMPDQKHRSFWLKHLHQWHWISSSLCLVAMLAFAVTGLTLNHSAQIEAKPKISHLNAQLPSALLVPLKHLGESGEGSGAASKQPLPEGLRDWLSGEMSIAVGEQTPEWSAQEVYMSLPRPGGDAWLRIDLSNGKVEYEKTERGWISYFNDLHKGRKTGTAWSWFIDVFAVACLVFCITGFFLLHMHAKNRPATWPIVVFGVVVPLLLACLFIH
- a CDS encoding DUF2271 domain-containing protein produces the protein MPQKRVSTRKKSIYAIKPTILALAMATLFMSAAPAGAADMNLKIEIPTLNIAESHRPYIAAWIERPDQSVAANLSVWYDVKKKDKEGEKWLKDMRQWWRRTGRELHMPVDGVSGATRPAGEQKLSFNSAKGPLANLAPGDYVLMVEAAREAGSHDLVKMPFQWPPKAPQNTKAQGQTELGAVALELKP
- a CDS encoding carboxymuconolactone decarboxylase family protein; the protein is MARIPYPDLDDPTIAPVVERIVAERGRVLKLYEMLLHSPPVAAGWLGFLTAIRQQCLLSGRIRELVIMRVAVINGAEYEFRAHIPFSLKEGISQLQINDLREGQFATFDVSERAALDYCESMTRNVKVPETVFAAVRLHFNDRELVELTATIGAYNLVSRFLEALQVDHE